The following are from one region of the Gottschalkia purinilytica genome:
- a CDS encoding ABC transporter substrate-binding protein: MRKLGKKISSIILASLVLTLGLSGCQAKSKQTINDKNKETLVISTHDLVEGMFRKNVFDPFEKKYNVKIVLELGNNYNRFNKLREGENKPDLIILTDHFAMEGIEDGLFEKIDRKNIPNIENLYDIAKEPLGKDYGPSHTIASYGLIYNPNEIKEPITSWGDLWRPEFKGKIGLSNINLAGGIFPLLIAAEQAGVDIKKDEDKAFEKMKELSENVETFYNKNSEIEGSFTQNKVTITDGYSFFLDTMKQSIPEAKWIDPKEGSYAVMETINIVKGTKNKELAEKFINWILSEEVQKAQALDKVDSPTNKNVKLESTETEGVVYGEENIKKLRTVDWKYINKSKKRWTERWNKEINPKGI, encoded by the coding sequence ATGAGAAAACTAGGAAAAAAAATAAGCTCAATTATTTTAGCTTCCTTAGTCCTAACATTAGGATTATCAGGATGCCAAGCTAAAAGTAAGCAAACTATTAATGATAAAAATAAAGAAACATTGGTTATATCAACACATGACTTGGTTGAAGGTATGTTTAGAAAAAATGTTTTTGATCCATTTGAAAAGAAATATAATGTAAAGATAGTTCTTGAACTTGGTAATAATTATAATAGATTTAATAAATTAAGAGAAGGAGAAAATAAACCTGATTTAATAATTCTTACAGATCATTTCGCTATGGAGGGTATAGAAGATGGATTATTTGAGAAAATAGATCGCAAGAACATACCTAATATAGAAAATCTTTACGACATAGCTAAAGAACCATTGGGAAAAGATTATGGCCCATCACATACGATAGCAAGTTATGGATTAATTTATAACCCAAATGAGATAAAAGAGCCAATTACATCATGGGGAGATTTATGGAGGCCAGAATTTAAAGGAAAGATTGGATTAAGTAATATTAACCTTGCAGGAGGGATATTTCCTTTATTGATTGCCGCAGAACAAGCGGGAGTTGATATTAAAAAAGATGAGGATAAGGCCTTTGAGAAAATGAAAGAATTAAGTGAGAATGTTGAAACATTCTACAATAAAAATTCTGAGATAGAAGGTTCTTTCACTCAAAATAAAGTAACAATTACAGATGGATACAGTTTTTTTCTTGATACTATGAAACAAAGCATACCCGAAGCAAAATGGATAGACCCGAAAGAAGGTTCATATGCAGTAATGGAAACTATCAATATAGTAAAAGGTACAAAAAATAAGGAATTAGCAGAAAAATTCATAAATTGGATATTAAGTGAAGAAGTACAAAAAGCTCAAGCTCTTGATAAGGTAGATTCACCAACTAATAAAAATGTAAAACTAGAATCTACAGAAACTGAAGGCGTAGTTTATGGAGAAGAGAAC